One region of Bdellovibrio bacteriovorus genomic DNA includes:
- the tatC gene encoding twin-arginine translocase subunit TatC codes for MRSEELDSRAQSLYEHLADLRKRLINCALILVIATGICYGFSDQIFNFVRAPIAPYLPGGGLIYTGPLDKFIAHLKLAFVCGILISCPFWLHQVWLFVAPGLYSKERKYTLGFIVSGTVLFVLGAAFSYYIALPMAFEFLMHFGGDVDKPMISIDQYMGFFTQMCLMFGVAFELPLVIVVLGMLGIVSQSFLRKNRRYAVMTIAVIAAIITPPDLLSMVMMLAPMWVLFEVAVIIVGVFEKKREFTERVNERE; via the coding sequence ATGAGAAGCGAAGAACTAGATTCACGAGCGCAATCGTTGTATGAGCATTTGGCTGATTTGCGTAAGCGCTTGATCAATTGTGCTTTGATTTTGGTTATCGCAACCGGGATTTGTTACGGTTTTAGTGATCAGATTTTCAATTTTGTCCGTGCGCCGATTGCGCCGTATCTTCCAGGTGGCGGTCTGATCTACACAGGTCCTTTAGATAAATTCATCGCGCACCTTAAGCTTGCGTTTGTCTGCGGTATCTTGATTTCGTGTCCTTTCTGGCTTCATCAAGTTTGGCTTTTTGTGGCTCCTGGTCTTTATTCGAAAGAGCGTAAGTACACTTTAGGATTTATCGTCTCTGGTACTGTCCTTTTTGTTTTGGGTGCCGCCTTTTCTTACTACATCGCTTTGCCGATGGCATTTGAGTTCCTGATGCACTTTGGAGGCGACGTCGATAAGCCGATGATCTCGATTGATCAGTACATGGGCTTCTTCACGCAAATGTGTTTGATGTTCGGTGTGGCCTTCGAGTTGCCATTAGTCATCGTGGTGCTTGGCATGTTGGGAATCGTCTCCCAGTCTTTCCTACGTAAGAACCGTCGTTACGCGGTAATGACTATCGCCGTGATCGCCGCCATTATTACGCCTCCCGATTTATTAAGCATGGTGATGATGCTGGCGCCTATGTGGGTGCTATTTGAAGTCGCTGTGATTATCGTAGGCGTCTTTGAAAAGAAGCGAGAGTTCACTGAGCGAGTGAACGAGCGCGAATAG
- a CDS encoding Sec-independent protein translocase subunit TatA/TatB: MFGLGMSELIFLGVLALIVIGPKELPELARTLGRFINELKRSTNVLGEELKQQARFDRIDFNEAPKKQSQPPSYDHHPAISEEASDPQQMELTEQTEQKNTEDKEHKPS; encoded by the coding sequence ATGTTTGGCTTAGGCATGTCAGAACTCATTTTCCTTGGTGTATTGGCCCTTATCGTGATCGGGCCGAAAGAGCTTCCAGAGTTAGCTCGCACCCTGGGTCGTTTTATCAACGAGCTTAAACGCAGCACAAATGTTTTGGGTGAGGAACTTAAGCAGCAAGCGCGTTTTGATCGCATTGATTTCAACGAAGCGCCTAAGAAACAATCTCAGCCACCGTCTTACGATCATCATCCTGCTATCAGTGAAGAAGCTTCAGATCCTCAACAGATGGAACTCACTGAACAAACTGAACAAAAAAACACCGAAGATAAAGAGCACAAACCCTCATGA
- a CDS encoding M16 family metallopeptidase, giving the protein MSKKFQLKNGMKVLFLESHKSPVVSVQMWVKTGSADEKKGEEGLSHFIEHLVFKGTRKYNVGEIAATVEGSGGELNAYTSFDQTVFYVTISKQFSDVALDVISEMMGFPTFDPKEIDNEREVVIEEIKRGQDSPGRRASQLLFTNVFKKHPYGRPVIGYDKVVNGVSPKKILQYYHSRYVPSNMFLVVAGDFESKEMKKKVEELFGAFAPYKLKKVARTKEPVQKAIRIKVEQTKFEQTTGYLTWRIPSVKHKDIAALEVLSAILGQGDSCRLMQSLRIREPLTNSVGSFSYSMQDDGLFAVSFNLEKENLAKALTKVTPELVKLIEEPPTSAEMQKAITNFASHEVYSMETVDNIARKAGSNEFYYNDHDYYRKYMKEIYALKPEDIQKVAKKYFKPENFGLSLMTNMDKKEAEQILKSFAKDLKKALQGAKLSKDTMKFKAKKFNINVGAVKHTPETEKITLSSGATLLIRDQKDTPYVAMKAAFLGGTRVENENQTGLTELFSRNWLSGSKNFTEDDINLKVDELAAGLGAFGGRNSAGLSMDYLSPFEDKMLEIYADSLLHPLFPQDILEREKVVIKNQIKARNDNPAQLCVLSFLQEIFKGHPYARDMIGTEASINAINSEHLMAYYKKIAHAKNLTFCVVGDVNKDKWVNKLEEITKLFPKGERIANKFPIAELKEGKKLYQQLKKEQSHIIVGYRGLTLKDPNRFTLEIIQSILSGQGGRLFIELRDKNSLAYSVSPMHMEGLECGYFGGYIGCSPEKSEKAIQMLKAEFQKLADTKISEEELGRAQRYLIGRHDIELQRKSTICNALLFDDIYGLDYKDTLDVADKYFAVTPEDVQKLAQKIFSQPSVISLVGPSDVEL; this is encoded by the coding sequence ATGTCTAAAAAATTTCAACTAAAAAACGGTATGAAAGTCCTTTTCTTAGAGAGTCATAAGTCACCTGTGGTCTCAGTTCAAATGTGGGTGAAAACGGGCTCTGCGGATGAAAAAAAGGGTGAAGAGGGTCTTTCACATTTCATCGAGCATTTGGTGTTCAAAGGCACTCGCAAGTACAATGTCGGTGAAATCGCCGCCACCGTGGAAGGCTCTGGCGGGGAGCTTAACGCCTACACCTCGTTTGACCAAACTGTCTTCTACGTGACCATTTCCAAGCAATTTTCTGACGTCGCTTTAGACGTGATCAGCGAAATGATGGGATTTCCCACTTTCGACCCCAAAGAAATCGACAATGAACGAGAAGTGGTTATTGAAGAGATCAAACGTGGGCAAGACAGCCCGGGCCGTCGTGCCAGCCAATTGTTATTCACAAATGTCTTTAAAAAACATCCTTATGGCCGCCCCGTGATTGGTTACGACAAGGTCGTTAACGGCGTTTCACCGAAAAAAATCCTTCAATACTACCACAGCCGCTACGTTCCTTCGAATATGTTCCTGGTGGTGGCAGGTGATTTCGAGTCCAAAGAGATGAAGAAAAAAGTTGAAGAGCTTTTCGGGGCCTTTGCGCCTTACAAACTCAAAAAAGTAGCGCGCACGAAAGAACCTGTACAAAAAGCCATTCGCATTAAAGTTGAGCAGACGAAATTTGAGCAAACAACCGGGTATCTGACGTGGCGTATTCCGAGTGTAAAACACAAAGATATCGCCGCGCTTGAAGTTCTGTCGGCGATTCTGGGGCAAGGGGACTCTTGCCGCCTTATGCAAAGCTTGCGTATTCGTGAACCACTAACAAACTCTGTCGGTTCCTTCAGTTATTCTATGCAAGATGATGGACTTTTTGCGGTTTCGTTTAATCTTGAGAAAGAAAATCTGGCGAAGGCTTTAACAAAAGTCACGCCAGAGCTGGTGAAGTTGATCGAAGAGCCGCCAACATCCGCAGAAATGCAAAAGGCCATTACGAATTTTGCGAGCCACGAAGTTTATTCGATGGAGACTGTGGATAATATTGCAAGAAAAGCGGGTAGTAATGAGTTCTATTACAACGATCATGACTACTACCGTAAATACATGAAGGAAATTTACGCGCTAAAACCTGAGGACATTCAGAAAGTCGCAAAAAAATATTTTAAGCCTGAAAACTTCGGCCTTTCACTGATGACGAACATGGACAAGAAAGAGGCGGAGCAGATTCTTAAATCTTTTGCGAAGGATTTAAAGAAAGCTTTGCAGGGCGCGAAGCTTTCTAAAGACACCATGAAGTTTAAGGCTAAGAAATTTAACATCAACGTCGGAGCGGTTAAGCACACTCCTGAAACTGAAAAAATCACGTTGTCTTCGGGTGCGACACTTTTGATCCGTGATCAAAAGGACACTCCTTATGTGGCAATGAAAGCGGCCTTTTTGGGAGGTACGCGTGTTGAAAACGAAAACCAGACCGGGTTGACGGAGCTTTTTTCTCGCAACTGGCTTTCGGGATCCAAGAATTTTACGGAAGATGATATTAACTTAAAGGTGGATGAGCTAGCCGCAGGCTTGGGCGCCTTCGGCGGCAGAAACTCCGCCGGTCTTTCGATGGACTATCTTTCTCCATTTGAAGATAAAATGCTTGAGATCTATGCCGACTCACTTTTACATCCGCTTTTCCCGCAAGATATTCTTGAGCGGGAAAAAGTTGTTATCAAAAATCAGATCAAGGCCCGCAACGACAACCCCGCTCAGCTTTGTGTTCTTAGCTTCCTCCAGGAAATTTTTAAAGGACACCCTTACGCACGCGATATGATCGGAACGGAAGCTTCTATCAATGCCATTAATTCTGAACACCTGATGGCGTATTATAAGAAAATTGCCCACGCAAAAAATCTGACTTTCTGTGTGGTGGGTGATGTGAATAAAGATAAATGGGTGAACAAGCTTGAGGAAATTACGAAGCTTTTTCCGAAAGGCGAAAGAATTGCTAACAAGTTTCCGATTGCGGAACTTAAAGAAGGAAAAAAGCTTTATCAGCAGCTAAAAAAAGAACAAAGCCATATCATTGTCGGCTATCGTGGTCTGACATTGAAAGATCCGAACCGCTTCACACTTGAAATCATTCAATCTATTCTGAGCGGTCAAGGCGGAAGACTCTTTATTGAACTTCGTGATAAAAACTCTTTGGCCTATTCCGTTTCGCCAATGCACATGGAAGGTTTAGAATGTGGATATTTCGGTGGATATATCGGATGCTCGCCAGAAAAATCAGAAAAAGCCATCCAGATGTTGAAAGCCGAATTCCAAAAACTGGCTGATACTAAAATCAGCGAGGAAGAGTTGGGACGTGCACAAAGATACTTGATCGGACGTCACGATATCGAATTACAAAGAAAGAGCACTATCTGTAATGCTCTTTTATTCGATGATATTTATGGTCTTGATTACAAAGACACATTGGATGTTGCAGATAAGTATTTCGCGGTGACGCCAGAAGATGTGCAAAAGCTTGCACAAAAGATCTTCTCTCAACCTTCAGTTATCAGTCTTGTAGGACCTTCAGACGTTGAACTATAG
- the hemW gene encoding radical SAM family heme chaperone HemW → MAFGVYVHIPYCIQRCTYCDFATYEQSKILPPDQYVELLFKEIRQKHRYYTPQSLDTLYFGGGTPSLIPAPLIVSIIKELGRYGFTTRPDTEITIEINPATINEDKLKMYLDHGVNRFSVGAQTFDDRLLKMVHREHSAKQTLETLDLLRAHNLNFSFDILFALPSQTVAGLKNDVKIAIEQGAKHISPYCLTVPDGHPLSKGRPLDDEQVEMFDIIADELTAKGFKQYEISNFALPGFESRHNMLYWVDEPYWGLGLSAHSYSLESAWGTRYWNINSINEYQKQILAFDGQEFDSPAKHLPAAQHEILEMHQALTDFCHTSMRLMRGLSQEKLSKKFPPEISNKVQTLLNGLIKKNWVQYDNGHWSLTRDGLVLSNKVFQELTFLPEDI, encoded by the coding sequence ATGGCATTTGGCGTCTACGTTCACATTCCTTACTGTATTCAGCGCTGCACTTATTGTGACTTCGCGACTTACGAGCAAAGTAAGATTTTGCCTCCGGATCAGTACGTCGAATTGCTATTTAAAGAAATTCGCCAGAAGCATCGTTATTACACCCCACAAAGTTTGGACACTCTTTACTTTGGTGGCGGAACACCGAGCTTGATCCCTGCTCCTCTCATTGTATCGATTATAAAAGAGCTGGGTAGATACGGATTTACAACTAGACCCGATACCGAAATCACGATTGAGATCAATCCGGCAACCATCAACGAAGATAAATTGAAAATGTATTTAGATCATGGGGTGAACCGATTCAGTGTCGGTGCTCAAACCTTTGATGATCGTTTGTTGAAAATGGTTCATCGCGAACACTCGGCGAAACAAACATTAGAAACCCTGGACCTTTTGCGAGCGCACAATCTGAACTTCAGCTTCGACATTCTTTTTGCGTTGCCGTCACAGACTGTCGCAGGTTTGAAAAACGATGTGAAAATCGCCATTGAACAAGGCGCAAAACATATCAGCCCCTACTGCCTGACTGTTCCTGATGGTCATCCTCTTTCTAAAGGTCGTCCTTTGGATGATGAGCAGGTAGAGATGTTTGACATTATCGCTGATGAGCTAACGGCAAAAGGTTTTAAGCAATACGAAATTTCCAACTTTGCCCTTCCCGGTTTTGAGTCACGACACAACATGCTTTATTGGGTGGACGAGCCTTATTGGGGCTTAGGACTCAGTGCGCATTCTTACAGTCTTGAGTCCGCGTGGGGCACACGCTACTGGAACATCAATTCTATCAACGAATACCAAAAGCAGATTTTAGCTTTTGATGGACAAGAGTTTGATTCCCCGGCAAAGCACTTGCCTGCCGCACAACATGAAATTCTGGAGATGCATCAAGCTCTCACAGACTTTTGTCATACTTCGATGCGTTTAATGCGCGGGCTCAGCCAAGAAAAGCTTTCTAAAAAATTCCCGCCTGAGATTTCAAACAAAGTACAAACTCTTTTAAACGGCCTGATCAAAAAGAACTGGGTTCAGTATGACAACGGGCACTGGTCTCTCACACGCGATGGCTTAGTTTTGAGCAACAAAGTCTTTCAAGAATTAACCTTCTTGCCAGAGGATATTTAA
- the grpE gene encoding nucleotide exchange factor GrpE, with the protein MSEENNSQNSNSANPETAAANGSSEIQKLQEQAEKFKNDFLYLRAEFENYKRNAIKERSDLVKYGGERFIRDLLEVVDNFERALQTNVTAENYATFRQGVDMTAQELKSLLQRHSVQEIPAQGVPFDPNIHEALSSEATEQVAPGHVVRVFKKPYKLHDKVIRTGQVVVAKKPE; encoded by the coding sequence ATGTCAGAAGAAAATAACTCTCAAAATTCCAATTCTGCCAATCCAGAAACTGCGGCCGCGAACGGCTCTTCTGAAATTCAGAAACTTCAAGAACAAGCAGAGAAATTTAAAAACGATTTCCTTTATCTTCGTGCGGAGTTTGAGAATTACAAACGTAACGCTATTAAAGAACGCTCCGATCTTGTGAAATACGGTGGCGAAAGATTTATCCGTGACCTCTTGGAGGTTGTGGATAATTTTGAGCGCGCCTTGCAAACAAACGTCACAGCCGAAAACTATGCAACATTCCGTCAGGGTGTTGATATGACGGCACAAGAATTAAAGTCTTTGTTGCAGCGTCATTCAGTGCAAGAAATCCCCGCACAAGGTGTTCCTTTTGATCCAAATATTCATGAAGCGTTAAGCAGTGAGGCAACAGAACAGGTGGCGCCTGGTCACGTGGTTCGCGTGTTTAAAAAGCCTTACAAGCTTCATGATAAAGTGATTCGCACAGGTCAAGTGGTGGTTGCTAAGAAACCAGAATAA
- a CDS encoding DnaJ C-terminal domain-containing protein: MSKKDLYSTLGVSRSASADEIKKAYRKLAMQYHPDKNPGDKKAEEKFKEISQAYDVLSDTKKREMYDQFGHAGAQGFGGGPGGFGGGAGAGGFGGFGGFGNQGGQQTGGDPFQDIFGDVFGEIFGNARGGTNTRGRRQQAKGTDLRYTLNISFEDSALGAEKVISFVRQKGGKEETAKLSVNVPAGVKEGQRLKLAGEGDSPAGASAGDLYVIINIQEHPLFKRNENDVILDLPIVYTDAILGTNIEVPTLTGKAMIRIPPGTHSGQTFRLKGKGFPKLGGFGSGDMLVKVLVDTPHHISSRQKELIEELAKSTESSPLVKAFQEKVSQIMRNRK; encoded by the coding sequence TTGTCTAAAAAAGACTTATACTCCACATTAGGTGTCTCTCGATCCGCCTCGGCGGACGAGATCAAAAAAGCTTATCGCAAGCTTGCGATGCAATATCATCCTGACAAAAATCCCGGCGATAAAAAAGCCGAAGAAAAATTCAAAGAGATCAGTCAGGCCTATGATGTTTTAAGCGACACGAAAAAACGCGAAATGTACGATCAGTTCGGTCACGCTGGAGCCCAAGGCTTCGGCGGCGGGCCCGGTGGATTTGGTGGCGGCGCGGGAGCTGGTGGATTCGGAGGCTTTGGTGGCTTCGGCAACCAAGGCGGCCAACAAACCGGCGGTGATCCGTTTCAAGATATCTTTGGTGATGTCTTCGGAGAGATTTTTGGTAACGCTCGCGGTGGCACGAACACTCGCGGACGTCGTCAACAAGCGAAAGGCACGGACCTTCGCTACACTTTGAATATTTCTTTTGAAGATTCAGCCTTAGGCGCTGAAAAAGTCATCAGCTTTGTTCGTCAAAAAGGCGGCAAAGAAGAAACCGCTAAACTTTCAGTAAATGTTCCTGCTGGTGTTAAGGAAGGCCAAAGATTGAAACTTGCGGGAGAGGGCGACTCCCCTGCTGGGGCATCTGCGGGTGACCTTTACGTCATTATCAACATTCAAGAGCATCCTCTTTTCAAACGAAATGAAAATGACGTGATCTTGGATCTTCCGATCGTTTACACCGATGCGATTTTGGGAACTAATATCGAAGTTCCAACACTCACGGGTAAAGCGATGATTCGCATTCCTCCAGGAACACACTCTGGACAGACCTTCCGCCTTAAAGGCAAAGGTTTTCCTAAATTGGGTGGATTTGGCTCTGGAGATATGCTGGTGAAGGTTCTTGTCGATACACCTCATCACATTTCATCACGACAAAAAGAACTTATTGAAGAACTTGCGAAGTCCACGGAGTCCTCGCCTCTAGTTAAAGCCTTCCAAGAAAAAGTCTCGCAAATTATGAGGAATAGAAAATGA
- a CDS encoding penicillin-binding protein activator: MTSRFALLLSACLLASCTTVATKKRPPYKPTPVTTTTKKPKSMAGMTAGRPPEQIQSETLTLPEPPKTEDALEYLRVLVNKSVQSPTKAEQDANRLHAIDIVENKLNEDQLEDVADSSDFGFLRAHAMYRLGELALDRKDTSAAKKYFAAVEDFVPGTDQAIRAQEMIQQLDASKNVHTETVGVVLPLSGRNAPVGQRALRGLEMGLGLHIPGSGFKLAVMDSEGNPDSARRGVERLVKEDNVIAIVGSLLSKTAPAVAAKSDELGVPTVALSQRSGLTEIGPTVFRNSLTSGMQVRALVRTAMDDLGMKKFAVLYPNDAYGVEFANIFWDEVLARGGQITAVQNYSTKETDFRLVIQRLVGTYFGEARQDEFNLRMKELQHSDKKRSVRQSNLENILPPITDFDAIFIPDSVKAMGQISAMLSYNDVKNVKLMGTNLWNTKDVARRAGNFSNNLLFVDSLTPTAQDKSRFVAEYKSLYNEDPSLIEVQAYDAGLILRQLIVAGADSREELTQKLSQLSRFPGALGPLSMNAEREIERPVTALTIEKGEVIPFKSGVK, from the coding sequence ATGACATCTCGATTCGCACTTCTGTTAAGCGCATGCCTCTTAGCTTCCTGTACGACGGTCGCGACAAAAAAACGTCCTCCGTACAAACCGACTCCGGTGACGACGACGACAAAGAAACCTAAGTCGATGGCAGGTATGACAGCGGGCCGCCCTCCAGAGCAAATCCAAAGCGAAACTTTGACTTTGCCTGAGCCGCCTAAAACAGAAGATGCGTTGGAGTATCTGCGCGTTCTTGTAAATAAATCCGTTCAATCTCCGACAAAAGCCGAACAGGATGCCAATCGTCTTCATGCCATTGATATCGTCGAAAACAAATTAAACGAAGATCAACTTGAAGACGTTGCGGATAGTTCTGACTTCGGATTCCTGCGCGCTCACGCCATGTATCGCCTAGGTGAACTTGCTTTAGATAGAAAAGACACTTCAGCGGCTAAAAAGTATTTCGCAGCCGTTGAAGATTTCGTTCCCGGTACAGACCAAGCTATTCGCGCACAAGAAATGATCCAACAGTTGGACGCCTCTAAGAACGTGCACACAGAGACGGTCGGCGTTGTTCTGCCTTTAAGCGGAAGAAATGCTCCGGTCGGTCAGCGCGCGCTACGCGGACTAGAAATGGGCCTTGGGCTTCATATTCCTGGCTCTGGCTTTAAATTGGCGGTTATGGACAGCGAGGGAAATCCCGATTCAGCTCGCCGTGGCGTTGAACGATTAGTAAAGGAAGACAACGTCATTGCCATTGTCGGAAGTTTATTAAGTAAAACAGCTCCGGCGGTTGCGGCAAAATCAGATGAGCTAGGTGTTCCTACGGTCGCTCTTTCGCAAAGATCTGGTCTTACTGAAATCGGTCCTACAGTATTTAGAAATTCTTTGACTAGCGGAATGCAAGTACGCGCTCTGGTTCGCACGGCCATGGATGATCTGGGAATGAAGAAATTCGCAGTTCTTTATCCGAACGATGCCTATGGAGTCGAGTTCGCAAACATCTTCTGGGATGAAGTTTTGGCGCGTGGTGGACAAATCACGGCGGTTCAAAATTATTCGACGAAAGAAACCGACTTCCGTCTGGTCATTCAAAGACTTGTGGGAACCTATTTCGGCGAAGCTCGCCAAGACGAGTTCAATCTTCGCATGAAAGAGCTTCAACACAGCGATAAAAAAAGATCTGTGCGTCAGTCGAATCTTGAAAATATTCTTCCCCCCATCACTGACTTTGATGCGATCTTCATTCCCGACAGCGTGAAAGCTATGGGTCAGATTTCTGCGATGCTTTCGTATAATGACGTTAAAAACGTGAAATTGATGGGCACAAATCTGTGGAATACGAAAGACGTCGCTCGCCGAGCGGGGAACTTCTCGAACAATCTGCTTTTTGTGGACAGCTTAACTCCAACGGCTCAGGACAAATCGCGCTTCGTTGCGGAATACAAATCTTTGTATAATGAGGATCCTTCTTTGATTGAAGTTCAGGCTTACGATGCGGGCCTAATTTTGCGCCAGCTTATCGTTGCCGGAGCCGACAGTCGTGAGGAACTCACACAAAAGCTAAGCCAGCTCAGCCGCTTCCCTGGCGCTTTAGGGCCTCTTTCCATGAATGCAGAGCGTGAAATCGAGCGCCCTGTCACCGCCCTAACTATCGAAAAAGGCGAAGTAATTCCCTTTAAGTCCGGCGTTAAATAG
- a CDS encoding TraR/DksA family transcriptional regulator, whose product MTSRISENLVMECRKKLLIAKQDVLNRFRTAQRELAHTERGGDEADQSVAHIAEHSFLVTQERMRNQLVEIEMALARIEQGTFGVCEETEEMIETDRLLAIPWTRLSIEGAEMREAVGRRFAR is encoded by the coding sequence ATGACAAGTCGTATTTCTGAAAACTTAGTGATGGAGTGTAGAAAGAAACTTCTTATCGCAAAACAGGATGTTTTGAATAGATTCAGAACAGCCCAACGCGAACTCGCTCACACAGAGCGTGGCGGAGACGAAGCCGATCAATCTGTCGCTCATATAGCTGAGCATTCTTTTTTAGTAACTCAAGAACGCATGAGAAACCAACTTGTCGAGATCGAGATGGCCCTAGCGCGAATCGAACAAGGAACTTTCGGAGTCTGCGAAGAAACGGAAGAAATGATTGAGACGGATCGCTTGCTTGCGATTCCTTGGACACGCCTCAGTATCGAAGGTGCCGAGATGCGAGAAGCAGTAGGTCGTAGATTTGCTCGGTAG
- a CDS encoding TraR/DksA family transcriptional regulator yields MNVTELTEQELQNLRESLLFQKSSILNKTHEFKAEQSSIGNVADEAEAASQDISNNISIHLHERDRTALYAIERALSKIADGTYGQCESCGEIIGARRLQARPFTALCIECMEEQESHSNLFQ; encoded by the coding sequence ATGAACGTAACCGAACTTACAGAACAAGAACTTCAAAATTTGCGTGAATCTTTGCTTTTCCAAAAGAGCTCGATTCTTAATAAAACGCATGAGTTTAAAGCCGAACAATCCAGCATCGGAAACGTTGCGGATGAAGCAGAAGCGGCTTCTCAAGATATCTCTAATAATATCTCTATCCATCTTCACGAAAGAGACCGTACGGCGCTTTATGCGATCGAAAGAGCTCTTTCAAAAATCGCTGACGGGACATACGGCCAGTGCGAATCTTGTGGTGAAATCATCGGAGCACGCCGACTTCAGGCCAGACCTTTTACAGCTCTTTGTATTGAATGTATGGAAGAACAAGAGAGCCATTCCAATCTATTCCAATAA